In Streptomyces sp. SN-593, a single genomic region encodes these proteins:
- a CDS encoding patatin-like phospholipase family protein → MTEALVLGGGGVGGIAWTTGLLAGLADAGRDVSGAGLVVGTSAGSTVAAQLGSGLALGELYARQVEPGLQAAEIPVEVDLEAYAAEFGRLLGGAKSVLEMRRAVGRYALDARTVPEAERRAVIASRLPSPAWPADRTLRIVAVDAGTGEPVVFDRASGVELVDAVAASCAVPGVWPPATVGGRRYIDGGVRSPDNADYAAGASRVLVVVPLGEAELFPTETPLRKAVADLRAAGAEVAVVAPDEASRAAIGVNPLDPDTRRPAAEAGRAQGRGTGIAWSRS, encoded by the coding sequence ATGACCGAGGCGTTGGTGCTGGGCGGTGGAGGGGTCGGCGGGATCGCCTGGACGACCGGGTTGCTGGCGGGACTGGCCGACGCGGGCCGGGACGTCAGCGGCGCCGGCCTGGTCGTGGGCACCTCGGCGGGTTCCACCGTCGCGGCCCAGTTGGGGAGCGGGCTCGCGTTGGGGGAGCTGTACGCACGGCAGGTCGAACCGGGGCTCCAGGCGGCGGAGATCCCCGTCGAGGTGGACCTGGAGGCATATGCCGCGGAGTTCGGCCGGCTGCTGGGCGGCGCGAAGAGCGTGCTGGAGATGCGGCGCGCGGTGGGCCGGTACGCCCTGGACGCGCGGACCGTGCCGGAGGCGGAGCGGCGCGCGGTGATCGCCTCGCGGCTCCCGTCGCCCGCGTGGCCCGCGGACCGCACGCTGCGGATCGTCGCGGTGGACGCCGGCACGGGGGAGCCGGTGGTGTTCGACCGGGCGTCGGGTGTGGAACTGGTGGACGCGGTCGCGGCGAGCTGCGCGGTGCCGGGCGTGTGGCCTCCCGCGACGGTCGGCGGGCGCCGGTACATCGACGGCGGCGTCCGCTCCCCCGACAACGCGGACTACGCGGCGGGCGCGTCCCGGGTGCTGGTGGTGGTGCCGCTGGGCGAGGCCGAACTGTTCCCCACCGAGACGCCGCTGCGCAAGGCGGTGGCCGACCTGCGCGCGGCCGGCGCCGAGGTGGCGGTCGTCGCGCCCGACGAGGCGTCGCGGGCGGCGATCGGCGTGAACCCGCTGGACCCGGACACCCGCCGCCCGGCCGCCGAGGCGGGACGGGC
- a CDS encoding STAS domain-containing protein, with protein sequence MTLPHVSFSVTVETGTGTAHLHIAGDLDYDTCDALVQHAVRCVSSHPDLRDLHLDFAHLRFCDSSGLSALLMVHRTTAAGNIELHLDNAPASLERVLATTGVRGLFSPPAASDRRAGSPRPPTGPGGPA encoded by the coding sequence GTGACCCTGCCTCATGTCTCCTTCTCCGTGACCGTCGAGACCGGCACGGGCACCGCCCACCTGCACATCGCCGGCGACCTGGACTACGACACCTGCGACGCGCTGGTCCAGCACGCCGTGCGCTGCGTCAGCAGCCACCCGGACCTGCGCGACCTGCACCTGGACTTCGCCCACCTGCGGTTCTGCGACTCCTCGGGGCTGTCCGCCCTGCTGATGGTGCACCGCACGACCGCGGCGGGGAACATCGAGCTGCACCTCGACAACGCGCCCGCCTCGCTGGAGCGCGTGCTCGCCACCACCGGAGTGCGCGGCCTCTTCTCACCTCCCGCCGCCTCCGACCGGCGGGCCGGGAGCCCCCGTCCCCCCACCGGTCCCGGCGGCCCGGCGTAG
- a CDS encoding PP2C family protein-serine/threonine phosphatase, with translation MERPGTVEGRLREASPHEIFEVIRSTIEQRHHALAVELLMADYEMTRLQPVETLPHTRPPLPVHESAPGRAFGAQEPYCVPDATAGTVAVHLPVSVRGDRLGVMSVTLPDPKGDGAAAGTLGDLQACADALAHELVVAGRDTDLFLQARRAERLTLAAEMQWQLLPGCACSRPEYSLGAQLEPAYAIFGDNFDWSSSADHLHLTVNNGMGEGIQAALLTNLAVSALRNARRAGLSLSDQAYLADQAIYGQHQGDQYLSALLLRFHLPTGNVEIIDAGSPRIWRVRGGTVEMIELEAQNPLGMFDDTVYRPQSFTVAPGDRLLFISDGVYDALSPGGEKYSLRALARSINETRLLPASQVPRAILKALLGHRGDGPAADDAMVLCLDWTGRPAQG, from the coding sequence TTGGAAAGACCCGGGACGGTCGAGGGCCGCCTCCGCGAGGCCTCGCCTCACGAGATCTTCGAGGTGATCCGCTCCACGATCGAGCAGCGCCACCACGCCCTCGCGGTGGAGCTGCTGATGGCCGACTACGAGATGACCAGGCTGCAGCCTGTGGAAACGCTGCCGCACACGCGCCCGCCGCTGCCGGTGCACGAGAGTGCCCCCGGCCGGGCCTTCGGCGCCCAGGAGCCGTACTGCGTGCCCGACGCCACGGCCGGCACGGTCGCTGTGCACCTGCCGGTCAGCGTCCGCGGCGACCGGCTGGGCGTGATGAGTGTCACGCTGCCGGACCCGAAGGGCGACGGGGCGGCGGCCGGGACGCTCGGGGACCTCCAGGCGTGCGCCGACGCGCTGGCGCACGAGCTGGTCGTCGCCGGGCGGGACACCGACCTCTTCCTCCAGGCCCGCCGTGCCGAACGGCTCACCCTGGCCGCCGAGATGCAGTGGCAACTGCTGCCCGGCTGCGCGTGCTCCCGGCCCGAGTACAGCCTCGGCGCCCAGTTGGAGCCCGCGTACGCCATCTTCGGCGACAACTTCGACTGGTCCTCCTCCGCCGACCACCTGCACCTCACCGTGAACAACGGCATGGGCGAGGGGATACAGGCCGCGCTCCTGACGAACCTCGCGGTCAGCGCCCTGCGCAACGCGCGCCGCGCCGGGCTGTCCCTCAGCGACCAGGCCTACCTCGCCGACCAGGCGATCTACGGCCAGCACCAGGGGGACCAGTACCTGTCGGCGCTGCTGCTGCGCTTCCACCTGCCCACCGGGAACGTGGAGATCATCGACGCCGGCTCGCCCCGGATATGGCGGGTGCGCGGGGGCACCGTCGAGATGATCGAACTGGAGGCGCAGAATCCCCTGGGCATGTTCGACGACACCGTCTACCGGCCGCAGAGCTTCACCGTCGCCCCGGGGGACCGCCTGCTGTTCATCAGCGACGGCGTCTACGACGCGCTCTCCCCGGGCGGCGAGAAGTACAGCCTGCGGGCGCTGGCGCGGTCGATCAACGAGACCCGCCTGCTGCCGGCCTCCCAGGTGCCGCGGGCGATCCTCAAGGCCCTGCTGGGCCACCGCGGCGACGGCCCGGCCGCGGACGACGCCATGGTGCTGTGCCTGGACTGGACCGGTCGCCCCGCGCAGGGCTGA
- a CDS encoding cobalamin B12-binding domain-containing protein → MTLELATPDPLSAVRDRLWDAVTGRDEHLAAGLVFGALDDGVDPETVLLDLLAPLQAKVGTEWAANRLTVTQEHAASAITERVIAALAHHPAARVTPHRGRVTVACVDQEWHALPARLLAEVLVLRGWQVDFLGAQVPTPHLIAHLHAGGSEAVALSSSVPTRLPAAHAAITSCQAIGLPVIVGGAAFGPDGRNARLLGANAWAPDAREAARQLAAGIPAPDLAAGRQQIDDLPHLADQEYTFVVRGQQVLVKEVLAQLESRFPAMAAYTPQQREHTAEDLVHIVEFLAAALYCDDDELFASFITWTAGILAARRVPARSLRPALDVLAAELRDFPRSVRLLDAARRALDTVSPPTPPHPGTHPGKDPGAPA, encoded by the coding sequence ATGACCCTGGAACTCGCCACACCGGACCCGCTCTCCGCGGTACGCGACCGGTTGTGGGACGCGGTGACCGGCCGGGACGAGCACCTCGCGGCCGGGCTCGTCTTCGGCGCGCTGGACGACGGCGTGGACCCGGAGACGGTCCTGCTGGACCTGCTGGCCCCGCTCCAGGCGAAGGTCGGCACCGAGTGGGCCGCCAACCGGCTGACCGTCACGCAGGAACACGCCGCCAGCGCCATCACCGAACGCGTCATCGCCGCGCTCGCCCACCACCCGGCCGCCCGGGTCACCCCCCACCGCGGCCGCGTCACCGTGGCCTGCGTCGACCAGGAGTGGCACGCCCTTCCCGCCCGCCTCCTCGCGGAGGTCCTGGTGCTGCGGGGGTGGCAGGTCGACTTCCTGGGCGCCCAGGTGCCCACCCCCCACCTGATCGCCCACCTGCACGCGGGCGGGTCGGAGGCGGTCGCCCTGTCCTCGTCGGTCCCCACCCGGCTGCCCGCCGCCCACGCCGCGATCACGAGCTGCCAGGCGATCGGCCTGCCGGTCATCGTCGGCGGCGCGGCCTTCGGCCCGGACGGCCGCAACGCCCGCCTGCTCGGTGCCAACGCCTGGGCGCCCGACGCCCGCGAGGCCGCCCGGCAGCTCGCCGCGGGCATCCCCGCACCGGACCTGGCCGCCGGGCGGCAGCAGATCGACGACCTGCCGCACCTCGCCGACCAGGAGTACACGTTCGTCGTCCGCGGCCAGCAGGTACTGGTCAAGGAGGTCCTCGCGCAACTGGAGTCCCGGTTCCCCGCGATGGCCGCGTACACCCCCCAGCAGCGCGAGCACACCGCCGAGGACCTCGTGCACATCGTCGAGTTCCTCGCCGCGGCCCTCTACTGCGACGACGACGAGCTGTTCGCCTCCTTCATCACCTGGACCGCGGGCATCCTCGCCGCCCGCCGTGTCCCGGCCCGGTCGCTGCGCCCCGCGCTGGACGTCCTGGCCGCCGAACTCAGGGACTTCCCCCGGTCCGTCCGGCTGCTCGACGCCGCCCGCCGCGCGCTGGACACCGTCTCCCCGCCGACCCCACCCCACCCCGGAACCCATCCGGGAAAGGACCCCGGAGCACCAGCGTGA
- a CDS encoding SpoIIE family protein phosphatase, which yields MTSIEGNPVAGAGPGATSGLWALAPYPVLVADPAGTVVRANSAARSLLHRAEPGASMQDAVPGWLARAHFEAVPRTRVPADPRADGAVAAPPVAGRIGDRRYEAYPTAGEAGEVVWWMIDGTDRRRAEQALTAERERTGFLVEASNVLLASLNPDRCMAATVKLAAEHLADAAVVVAPPARGKLLTVSAVAGREPVRELIAADPAGLPGLSEALAGFPPLPSRWIDGALLPDWLRPEGLTGPIGSVVVTPLPGHGVPAGALILLRASNPGGFSESEEVFARLFAARAGAALSAARLYSEQSAITQTLMRELLPPKLQRLNGIEFAGGYRPAESGERVGGDFYDVHAGPGEEDPSLVVLGDVCGKGLDAAVLTGKIRSTLQALSPLGDDHLRILELLNGSLLNSHHTRFATMVLGSVRRVGNEVRLRLTSAGHPAPLVVRVDGAVEEVPTRGTLIGALPAVEARSAEVVLQPGETCLLHTDGFTEARGGPLGSEMFGEERLQRALSECADLPAEAVVERIQMLAFQWLHDGSHDDMALVAISAPRTNHLSAVDGHTRGRYTI from the coding sequence ATGACCTCTATCGAGGGAAACCCCGTTGCAGGAGCCGGGCCGGGCGCCACGTCCGGCCTGTGGGCTCTGGCCCCCTACCCCGTGCTCGTCGCCGATCCCGCCGGCACCGTGGTGCGGGCCAACTCCGCCGCCCGGTCGCTGCTGCACCGGGCGGAACCCGGGGCGAGCATGCAGGACGCCGTGCCGGGCTGGCTGGCCCGCGCCCACTTCGAAGCGGTGCCCCGCACCCGGGTGCCCGCGGACCCCCGCGCCGACGGCGCCGTGGCCGCTCCACCGGTGGCGGGCAGGATCGGGGACCGCCGCTACGAGGCGTACCCGACCGCGGGCGAGGCGGGCGAGGTCGTCTGGTGGATGATCGACGGCACCGACCGGCGGCGCGCCGAGCAGGCCCTGACCGCCGAGCGCGAGCGCACCGGCTTCCTCGTCGAGGCGTCGAACGTACTGCTGGCCTCGCTCAACCCCGACCGGTGCATGGCCGCCACCGTCAAGCTGGCCGCCGAGCACCTGGCCGACGCGGCCGTCGTCGTGGCGCCCCCGGCCCGCGGCAAGCTGCTCACGGTCTCCGCCGTGGCCGGCCGGGAACCGGTCCGCGAGCTGATCGCGGCCGACCCCGCCGGCCTGCCCGGCCTCAGCGAGGCGCTGGCGGGCTTCCCGCCCCTGCCCTCGCGGTGGATCGACGGCGCCCTCCTGCCCGACTGGCTGCGCCCCGAGGGCCTCACCGGCCCGATCGGTTCGGTCGTCGTCACCCCCCTGCCCGGCCACGGGGTGCCCGCCGGAGCCCTGATCCTGCTGCGCGCCAGCAATCCCGGCGGGTTCAGCGAGAGCGAGGAGGTCTTCGCCCGGCTGTTCGCCGCCCGGGCGGGCGCCGCGCTGTCGGCCGCCCGCCTCTACAGCGAGCAGAGCGCGATCACCCAGACCCTGATGCGCGAGCTGCTGCCCCCCAAGCTCCAGCGCCTGAACGGGATCGAGTTCGCCGGCGGCTACCGCCCCGCGGAGAGCGGCGAGCGGGTGGGGGGCGACTTCTACGACGTACACGCCGGGCCCGGCGAGGAGGACCCCTCGCTGGTGGTCCTGGGCGACGTCTGCGGCAAGGGCCTGGACGCGGCCGTGCTGACGGGCAAGATCCGCAGCACCCTCCAGGCGCTGTCCCCGCTGGGCGACGACCACCTGCGGATACTCGAACTCCTCAACGGCTCCCTGCTCAACTCCCACCACACCCGCTTCGCGACCATGGTGCTGGGTTCGGTGCGCCGCGTCGGCAACGAGGTGCGGCTGCGGCTGACGTCGGCCGGCCACCCCGCGCCGCTGGTGGTGCGCGTGGACGGCGCTGTCGAGGAGGTGCCCACCCGCGGCACCCTGATCGGCGCGCTCCCGGCCGTCGAGGCGCGCTCCGCCGAGGTCGTCCTGCAACCGGGCGAGACCTGCCTGCTGCACACCGACGGCTTCACCGAGGCGCGCGGGGGCCCGCTCGGCAGCGAGATGTTCGGTGAGGAGCGGCTGCAACGGGCCCTGTCGGAGTGCGCCGACCTGCCCGCGGAGGCGGTCGTCGAGCGGATCCAGATGCTCGCGTTCCAGTGGCTGCACGACGGCAGCCACGACGACATGGCCCTCGTCGCCATCAGCGCCCCCCGCACCAACCATCTCAGTGCGGTGGACGGGCACACTCGGGGCAGATACACGATATGA